The following proteins are co-located in the Pseudoalteromonas sp. N1230-9 genome:
- a CDS encoding GIY-YIG nuclease family protein codes for MKSQMRLIKNAMEYEGLESITELDKGIRGIYVLYKRRGFKNDSSHHYDVVYVGMARRSVRSRLKTHLKNKESLWSHFSVFGVWDNITDIEIEELEGLFRHLYRFDSNANALNVQRSYQPLKTIVETDWV; via the coding sequence GTGAAAAGTCAAATGCGTTTAATAAAAAATGCAATGGAATATGAAGGTTTAGAGAGTATAACCGAGCTGGATAAAGGAATTCGAGGTATTTATGTTTTATATAAACGACGTGGTTTTAAAAACGATTCTTCACATCATTATGATGTCGTATACGTAGGTATGGCTAGGCGTAGTGTTAGGTCAAGACTAAAAACACACCTAAAAAATAAAGAAAGTTTGTGGTCTCATTTTTCAGTATTTGGAGTATGGGATAATATAACAGATATTGAAATTGAAGAACTAGAGGGGTTATTCCGTCATTTATATCGTTTCGACAGTAATGCCAACGCCTTAAATGTACAAAGATCTTATCAACCATTAAAAACAATTGTTGAGACTGATTGGGTATAG
- a CDS encoding VOC family protein, with protein sequence MKQNIVHIALVVKDYDEAIDFYVNKLKFELLEDTYQPEQDKRWVVVAPPNSHGVTLLLAKASKPEQHDFIGNQSGGRVFLFLNTDDFWRDFKRMKSIGIKFVREPAEQDYGTVAVFEDLYGNLWDLLQLNPDHPMAKR encoded by the coding sequence ATGAAACAGAATATTGTTCATATTGCTTTGGTCGTGAAAGATTATGATGAAGCTATCGATTTTTATGTAAATAAACTTAAGTTTGAGCTTCTGGAGGATACCTATCAACCAGAACAAGACAAACGTTGGGTGGTTGTTGCTCCGCCAAATTCTCATGGTGTGACCTTGTTACTTGCCAAAGCGTCGAAGCCTGAACAGCATGACTTTATTGGCAACCAGAGTGGAGGAAGAGTATTTTTATTTTTAAATACAGACGATTTTTGGCGAGATTTTAAGCGCATGAAATCAATTGGCATTAAATTCGTCCGAGAACCAGCTGAACAGGACTATGGAACCGTAGCTGTTTTTGAAGATCTGTATGGAAACCTATGGGACCTTCTTC